One window of Microbacterium sp. Root61 genomic DNA carries:
- a CDS encoding carbohydrate ABC transporter permease yields the protein MSSTAVSVSSARSTASIAAPKRRRRRRDWAGWIFVGPFMAVFTLVLIAPLIYAIYLSLFRETLVGGTSFVGFENYVKAFADPKFWEALGRVTGFLFVQVPIMLGIALFAALALDSARLRWVPLFRLSIFLPYAVPGVVAVMIWGYMYGSQFGLVADLNDFFGITLPDPLSNSWIMASIGNIVTWEFVGYNMLVFYAGLKAIPHELYEAAEIDGAGTFRTIFSIKLPGIRGAMIIATLFSIIGSFQLFNEPQMLRSLVPNQISSYFTPNIYAFNLSFSGSMFNYAAAIAILSGILTMIVAFIAQNPEGIFRRKNRNAPQLEETA from the coding sequence ATGAGCAGCACTGCAGTATCCGTTTCGTCCGCGCGATCTACGGCATCCATCGCCGCGCCGAAGCGGCGGCGGCGTCGTCGCGACTGGGCCGGATGGATCTTCGTCGGCCCGTTCATGGCCGTCTTCACACTCGTGCTGATCGCGCCGCTGATCTACGCGATCTACCTGAGTCTGTTCCGGGAGACCCTGGTCGGCGGCACATCCTTCGTCGGCTTCGAGAACTACGTCAAGGCGTTCGCCGATCCGAAGTTCTGGGAGGCGCTGGGCCGCGTCACCGGCTTCCTCTTCGTCCAGGTGCCGATCATGCTCGGTATCGCCCTCTTTGCGGCGCTCGCCCTGGACAGCGCGCGGCTGCGCTGGGTGCCGCTGTTCCGGCTCTCGATCTTCCTGCCCTACGCCGTTCCCGGCGTCGTCGCGGTGATGATCTGGGGCTACATGTACGGCTCCCAGTTCGGGCTCGTCGCCGACCTCAACGACTTCTTCGGCATCACTCTCCCCGATCCGCTGTCCAACAGCTGGATCATGGCGTCGATCGGCAACATCGTCACGTGGGAGTTCGTCGGGTACAACATGCTCGTCTTCTACGCGGGCCTGAAGGCGATTCCGCACGAGCTCTACGAGGCCGCCGAGATCGATGGCGCGGGCACATTCCGCACGATCTTCAGCATCAAGCTCCCCGGCATCCGCGGGGCGATGATCATCGCCACCCTGTTCTCGATCATCGGCAGCTTCCAGCTCTTCAACGAGCCGCAGATGCTGCGCTCGCTCGTGCCCAACCAGATCTCGAGCTACTTCACGCCGAACATCTACGCCTTCAACCTCTCGTTCTCCGGCTCGATGTTCAACTACGCGGCGGCGATCGCCATCCTCTCCGGCATCCTCACGATGATCGTCGCGTTCATCGCGCAGAACCCCGAAGGCATCTTCCGACGGAAGAACCGCAACGCGCCCCAGCTGGAGGAGACGGCATGA
- a CDS encoding DUF5054 domain-containing protein, which translates to MISTIHVVFKTHLDIGFTDLAANVTDRYLSSYLPRAIELSEELERRGGPARFVWTTGSWLIQEALRVGSPDERARLEDAIRAGRVRWHGLPMTLHTEVMDRPLLDYGISIARRLDERFGTHTVAAKMTDVPGHTVGLVPALAAAGIDYLHLGVNGASAVPDVPEFFRWQAPDGSEVVVNYAQGYGAEALELAIAPGGADAMHLAHTGDNLGPQSAEEVEALFADLAAAYPGARIVASTLDDFAASVLAVRDALPVLTDEIGDSWIHGVGSDPLLTAQLKSLLALRREWIDSGALAPGSAEDEGLGDALLLIAEHTWGQDLKTWLPDYVNYTKADFTAARARDVIDPSINGPEMDVYAWAYTEHPREEGLSYSAFEASWAEQRSYVERAIAALSPERARIATAALAELTPPRETPTDAASIALDPTEEHAVLGWRVRFGDDGALVALVDLTGADWADDDHRLGAFRYQTFDERDEALWVAQYCRRIEETGMWAIPDQSKPGLAIADTQPAQVFAPRVLSLTRSDRTDGVALTLDLAMPGPASELWGAPRRVRVEYLFTAEGRIEITLDVLERTASRLPEATWFAFRPRVGAGAWRLDKLGAQVDPQHVVRNGNRSLHAVSAVSHTADRRFALRTLDAPLVAVGMPQLFRFENAVAQPDDGLYVNLHNNMWGTNFRMWFDDDVRYRFTLELV; encoded by the coding sequence ATGATCTCGACGATTCACGTCGTGTTCAAGACACACCTCGACATCGGATTCACCGATCTCGCGGCCAACGTGACCGACCGATATCTGAGCTCGTACCTCCCCCGCGCGATCGAGCTCTCCGAAGAGCTGGAGCGCCGTGGCGGCCCCGCCCGCTTCGTGTGGACCACCGGCTCCTGGCTCATCCAGGAGGCACTCCGAGTGGGCAGCCCGGACGAGCGCGCCCGGCTCGAGGACGCCATCCGCGCGGGCCGCGTCCGCTGGCACGGCCTCCCGATGACCCTGCACACCGAGGTGATGGATCGCCCCCTCCTCGACTACGGCATCTCGATCGCGCGGCGGCTCGACGAGCGCTTCGGCACGCACACCGTCGCCGCCAAGATGACCGATGTCCCCGGCCACACGGTCGGGCTCGTCCCCGCTCTGGCCGCCGCGGGAATCGACTACCTGCACCTCGGCGTGAACGGGGCCTCCGCGGTCCCCGACGTGCCCGAGTTCTTCCGCTGGCAGGCGCCGGACGGCAGCGAGGTCGTCGTCAACTACGCGCAGGGATACGGCGCCGAAGCCCTCGAGCTGGCGATCGCTCCGGGCGGCGCCGACGCGATGCACCTCGCACACACCGGCGACAACCTCGGCCCGCAGAGCGCCGAAGAGGTCGAAGCGCTCTTCGCCGACCTCGCCGCCGCCTACCCGGGGGCGCGCATCGTCGCCTCGACGCTCGACGACTTCGCCGCCAGCGTGCTCGCCGTCCGCGACGCCCTGCCCGTACTGACCGACGAGATCGGCGACTCCTGGATCCACGGGGTGGGCAGCGACCCGCTGTTGACCGCGCAGCTGAAGAGCCTGCTGGCACTGCGCCGCGAGTGGATCGATTCCGGTGCACTCGCTCCCGGAAGCGCCGAGGACGAAGGGCTCGGTGACGCCCTCCTGCTCATCGCCGAGCACACCTGGGGACAGGATCTGAAGACCTGGCTGCCGGACTACGTGAACTACACGAAGGCCGACTTCACCGCAGCCCGCGCGCGCGATGTCATCGACCCGTCGATCAACGGCCCGGAGATGGACGTCTACGCCTGGGCGTACACCGAGCACCCCCGCGAGGAGGGACTGAGCTACTCGGCGTTCGAGGCCTCCTGGGCCGAACAGCGCAGCTATGTCGAGCGTGCGATCGCGGCACTCTCCCCCGAGCGCGCGCGGATCGCGACCGCCGCGCTGGCCGAGCTCACGCCGCCACGGGAGACGCCGACGGATGCCGCATCCATCGCCCTCGATCCCACCGAGGAGCACGCGGTCCTGGGTTGGCGCGTGCGCTTCGGCGACGACGGCGCGCTCGTCGCGCTCGTCGACCTGACCGGCGCCGACTGGGCGGACGACGACCACCGTCTCGGCGCCTTCCGGTACCAGACCTTCGATGAGCGCGACGAGGCCCTCTGGGTGGCGCAGTACTGCCGCCGCATCGAGGAGACCGGCATGTGGGCGATCCCCGATCAGTCCAAGCCGGGCCTGGCCATCGCCGACACCCAACCGGCGCAGGTGTTCGCCCCGCGCGTGCTCTCGCTGACGCGCAGCGACCGCACCGACGGCGTGGCGCTGACGCTCGACCTGGCCATGCCGGGTCCCGCGAGCGAACTGTGGGGTGCACCCCGCCGCGTGCGGGTCGAGTACCTGTTCACCGCGGAGGGTCGCATCGAGATCACGCTCGACGTGCTCGAGCGCACGGCATCCCGTCTCCCCGAAGCCACCTGGTTCGCGTTCCGCCCGCGCGTCGGCGCAGGAGCGTGGCGTCTGGACAAGCTCGGCGCCCAGGTCGACCCGCAGCACGTCGTGCGCAACGGCAACCGGAGCCTGCACGCCGTGTCCGCCGTGTCGCACACGGCCGACCGTCGCTTCGCCCTCCGTACGCTCGACGCCCCGCTCGTGGCCGTCGGCATGCCGCAGCTCTTCCGGTTCGAGAACGCCGTCGCTCAGCCCGACGACGGCCTGTATGTGAACCTGCACAACAATATGTGGGGCACCAACTTCCGGATGTGGTTCGACGACGACGTCCGGTACCGCTTCACGCTCGAGCTCGTCTGA
- a CDS encoding metallophosphoesterase family protein, with amino-acid sequence MNTSALVTSPPVVMAPRSDGFELVWGVGRLSRGWLEWEHDGERGVVSADAFGMVPQDDRVLRVRLSGLQPGADLVVRAVTEAIAGDTERHESAWKPVRTLDAAASSAHIAVWNDTHERADTLRALHEVTPGVDLLVWNGDLCNDWKDPGSFTTTVLSPEGLDISAGRPLSIVIGNHDVRGTWAYQLEDFVATPDGRPYSAGRVGPVAFVILNTGEDKPDAHPTFEGRVAFEQLRAEQAAWLHEALARPEMRDAPYRLVFCHIPLRWTDETVVDYDDGGYDWFSRMSRDAWHDALVEWGAQIIVSGHTHEAVLLEATDEFPYVQLIGGGPDRATTSAEAATWTEIEADGAELVLTTRDLDGGLVFDTRLHPIAG; translated from the coding sequence ATGAACACCTCCGCCCTTGTCACCAGCCCGCCCGTCGTCATGGCGCCGCGATCCGACGGATTCGAACTCGTCTGGGGCGTCGGACGCCTCAGCCGAGGATGGCTGGAGTGGGAACACGACGGCGAGCGCGGTGTCGTCAGCGCAGACGCGTTCGGCATGGTCCCGCAGGACGACCGCGTCCTGCGCGTGCGCCTCTCCGGCCTGCAGCCGGGCGCCGACCTCGTCGTACGCGCGGTGACCGAGGCGATCGCCGGCGACACCGAGCGCCACGAGAGCGCCTGGAAGCCCGTGCGCACACTCGATGCCGCGGCATCCTCCGCGCACATCGCGGTGTGGAACGACACCCACGAGCGCGCCGACACGCTGCGGGCGCTGCACGAGGTCACTCCGGGGGTGGACCTGCTGGTCTGGAACGGGGATCTCTGCAACGACTGGAAGGACCCGGGGTCGTTCACCACCACCGTCCTGAGTCCCGAAGGGCTGGACATCAGCGCCGGCCGGCCGCTGTCGATCGTGATCGGCAACCACGACGTGCGCGGCACGTGGGCCTATCAGCTCGAGGACTTCGTCGCGACGCCCGACGGGCGCCCCTACTCGGCCGGACGCGTCGGACCGGTCGCCTTCGTCATCCTGAACACCGGGGAGGACAAGCCCGATGCGCACCCCACCTTCGAAGGTCGCGTCGCGTTCGAACAGCTCCGTGCCGAGCAGGCCGCCTGGCTGCACGAGGCACTCGCGCGGCCCGAGATGCGCGATGCGCCGTACCGCCTGGTGTTCTGTCACATCCCGCTGCGCTGGACCGATGAGACCGTCGTGGACTACGACGACGGCGGCTATGACTGGTTCAGCCGGATGAGCCGGGATGCGTGGCACGACGCGCTCGTGGAGTGGGGCGCGCAGATCATCGTCTCGGGGCACACGCACGAGGCGGTCCTCCTGGAGGCGACCGACGAGTTCCCGTACGTGCAGCTCATCGGCGGCGGGCCGGACCGCGCGACCACCTCGGCGGAGGCGGCCACCTGGACCGAGATCGAGGCCGACGGCGCTGAGCTGGTGCTGACCACACGCGATCTGGACGGCGGGCTGGTGTTCGACACCCGCCTGCACCCCATCGCCGGCTGA